A stretch of DNA from Glycine max cultivar Williams 82 chromosome 18, Glycine_max_v4.0, whole genome shotgun sequence:
TTACTTAAAAGGAGTTTTTAAGCTAAGACTACCAAACAACTTCTACTTTAATTTTAAGGTTTTTATTTTAGCTTTAACTTTAATGTAGCTTTTAAGCAACAAATAAGCTGGGTCAAACATAGCCTTAGCTATGAGATCTTAATAATAGAATCTCTCTTCTATTCAGATATTGGTTTACAAAAATCcatattttgagaaaatatgACATTTGAAAATGTGGTTTTTTAGGCCACACTACAGTGTTAATATGACTGCAGTTCAAGTTGGCCATGCTTTCCTTAGTCTATCAACAGATACATCAACACAAGGAGACAGAAAAGGGACAATAATTGACAGTGGTACAACCTTGGCCTATCTGCCTGAAGGAATTTATGAGCCGCTAGTATATAAGGTACATAAAAGTCTTAAATTTTGCAAATTACTAAatttctaaatttacattgCAGTTGTCTGAATTGCTTTCTCTTGTTAGATAATTTCTCAGCACCCCGATCTAAAAGTTCGGACTCTCCATGACGAGTATACGTGCTTTCAATATTCCGAGAGGTATGATGCATAACATTCATATTAACTAATCCTTATACTATATTGCTACTATAAGTGGGGGTTTAACTGTTAACataatcttttctttcttgaacACATCTGAAAAGAAATATGCATATTGCATGCATGCATATTGTATGTATATAGTGTCTTGCTGTTGGTTGGAACAAGCGCAAGTGTTTTGGCTAGCTTACTTCGGCATACAGGCTTTAGAAGAATTCTTTGTTGTCAAGTTTGTTTTGGAAGGAAGGGCCTAAAGTGTGTGGTTTTGATAATGGTGGTTCAGGGTTGACAATGTTGTTAAAATTATGTGCTTCCATACTGGGTGTGTTGAGGGTCACTTTCTCTAAAACTTCTTTTGCATACTATTGAACATGGCACAGTTGCGCTCCCATAGCTGTGGTGTCCATGGTGCGTGGCATAGGTCACATTAAAAAGGCAAGGTGGTGAGTGTTTTTCTCCTCTGTTCTAGGTAGAATTGCCCTTCAGCAATAGTAAACCAGAAGACTGCACAAAAACACATAAGAAGTGGTTTTGACTTTTGACAAATTCTGTTTTACTTTGATCTCCTTTGAAAATTGTATGGTGAGAAATCTTTTTGAACAGGGTGAAATTACCATTAAGTTTACCAGACCAGCTCCTCTAGTATCAACTCAGTTCTTCACTCACTGATTTCAttgttttgttgttattatttgtttaaattagtCACCATCCTTCAATATGGCAATTGAATGCCATGTTGGCATTGTTTAAGCTTGCTGTCATGAGCATTGGCATCTGTAGTGGTTGGTGTTTGAGGTTATATTCCTGGATCTTCAAGTAACTTTTTCATGGCATAGCAAGTTTTCCAGGATAGGACTATTCACTCTCTTACTTTGTGATTCCACTTGGGAAAATTTTACTGTTCcctttcatataatttttatagcatcatcattttgttttttattttggtagaTGTCTTATCCtcctgttatatattttttctattttcactgTAGTATGCAGTAATGAATGTatgctttgaatttttttccttttaattctgTTGCTCGTTTTACAGTATCGGTTCACAtattgttttatgatttttatttgatcatgttaATGTTCTTACTTAATCTGCAGTGGCTGGTTTATTGTTTTATGCTCTTTGTTGGTTTGCCGTGTTGCAGATGTCTTGATTTCTGTATTGAGTATGTATTGTTGGAGTTCTTTGATAACTGGACTGCTCCCTTTGCATATCCTATGCATTTATGTCTGTATTATCAGCTTCATGTAGGGGTGTaatggttattttattttatgttgcagTGTTGATGATGGATTTCCAGCTGtcacattttattttgaaaatgggCTCTCGTTGAAGGTTTATCCTCATGATTATTTATTTCCCTCTGTAAGTATATTGCAAATCTCATTGTATCTTTGTGTGTTTTGTTATGATTAGCAGAGTTTTATTTGGCTTGTTTTGGGACCTGTTGTCGGTCTTCTAtgtcatatacatatatatgaagAGGAATCAAGTTACTTCAAGAGTAACTCTAAGAGAGTTACTCCTCATCTTCACCATTCATTTCCTTAAAATCTAATGATTAAGATTAGTTACTCATTATAACTATTAGATTTCAAGAGAATGAACAGTGTGAGGATGGAGAGTAACTTTAAAAGAGTTTCTCTTGAAGTAACTTGATCCctcctctctccctctctctctctctctctctctctatatatatatatatatatatatatatatatatattagaccAACTGCATCTTGGCCTAACTGTATTTTGGGctaaagtaataaaaagttgCTTCTGCCCAAAGTGCCCACAATGCATTTTAAAAACCTTTTGTATCCCATCTGcttcaaattagttttgagTTCCAGAATGGATTCTGGAGTTGCAATTTGCAAATGCACCAAATAttatctttttgtattttcaaaccTTATTAACTGTTattctttttgtaattttagatACTCGCAAtagttttaaaatgatttttcaaaagACTCATTAATTAATGTGCACTAGTACTGAGCTGGGTTTTTTTATGTCAATGATTTCTATGATCATAACCTTTATATACCatactataaataaaatactaatgtGCATCTGCAGGGAGATTTCTGGTGTATTGGTTGGCAAAATAGTGGGACACAATCAAGAGATAGCAAAAATATGACCTTATTGGGAGGTATTCTCTTCAAATCCTTTTCTGTACCGATAGATATATTTGCCACCAATTTGCTGAATACTGCTTCCAGCTTTAGAATGAGACTGCCGTAGCCATTATAAGAGGAAAGAAAGGGTTACTTTTTAATGGCATTTTgagataaaagatatttttgaaccTGATTACTTCTGAGTTCTTAAATAAACAAGACAAATACATTATAAATGCATATCCTGGAATACATTTGTATAGGATCTTGTGAGTATCTTAACTGGAGATTTGAAAGAAATTGGGCTATGTTCTGTATTTTTTGATACAAGTTCCTAACTCAAAAGGTAGTAGAAGTTTGCTTTCGATGACTACATCCTAAATCTTCCTTCTAAAGCAAAAGAAGAGGATTTAGCTGAGAAGggcctttttctgttttttcttttttactttatatttaatCTGGTCAAAGATGTGATGATTAATTGATAGGGGGCTTAAAGGTGTGAATGTAGGTTCTGACAACCTTTTGCAATTTGCTGGTGAAAGTTTTGTAGCATATTATTGGTCTTGAGATTTTTTATGGAGACAAGTGGCCCCATGCTTGTTTTGGAAGAAACTTACAAGCTAAATATTCtaataaatgtattatttttactGGTGGAAGAAATttccttatattttttctaGATGTAAATTATAATGTAGTTATCACAACTTTGAATCACTAGAAAGCTTGCTTTCCATGACCTTACTATGCAGCCTCacctgtatttttattttttgttgcagATTTAGTGCTTTCAAATAAACTTGTCTTCTATGACCTTGAAAATCAGGTTATTGGATGGACTGAGTACAACTGTAAGTATCATTATTAGTTCTTTATAATCTtctgtattttaaataatataaatgaataatataaaacatttgTAGATTTTTGTGAAAACATCTATAATAGAACATgtaaatttagtatttttttcacatttgtCTGAACTCTCccatttttgtgaaaattgaaaatgaaaaataataaaacatttttctcaaaccGAGTTGACCCTTAGTTCTTAATTCCGAGAAAGGAATAGTTCTGTGTAGTTTAACGATccattttaaaactttaaagtaTCTGCATGCTCATCCTGGAGGTGTTTGATGTAAAAGTGTCGtccttatttctttttatccaCTTTCTTCTTGTTTCACATCAGATTTCTTAGTTATGTTTAATTGATGAATTAAAGATAATATAGGATTGACGTGTTATATAAAGGTTTGGGTAGAATTGCCaaagaaattataagaaatcaaattcaaatgacttgcattatttcctttaattttgcATAATTGCTCATTAGTAATATTTTCTATGCTGTATCTCACAGGTTCTTCAAGCATTAAAGTGAGGGATGAGCGAACGGGAACAGTCCATTTAGTTGGTTTCCACTACATTTCTTTTGCTTGTGGTTTAAACATCAACTTGGTGATGATTTTGTCTCTACTTGCTCTACTTCATAAATGGGTATATTGAAATGAAGCAACAAATACATATACCAAAGTCAAAATTATGGTCAAAGGatttgaaaatagaaagaaCATGAAAAAAATGCTGTGAGAAATTGACTTTTCAGGAACTTCCATGATTTATAAATGTAATCTTCAAGGAAAACTAGGACACTGACCATTGGGAAACTTCGCTGTGGGTAAAAATTTTCTTCTCAATTCCCATCATGGTGAATATGTAAATTGCAAAATCTTACCACCAATTGTATATGTTATTAGACTTTGATTTTTGACTTAGCTTGGATCTCAATGCCAAATGTATAATTAACATATACAAGTCACGCACGGAATTGAAGTTATAGTTGCAAATATTTAACAGTAGTTATTGTAGAGCATTTCTGTGCTGGTTGACTCCATTATTTGACCTATTTTTAGCGAGAGTTATAATATTGTTACGACAAGttcttattacattttttacaattcatttttttcttctttatctcTTTGTATTGCATTAACTATTTTATTTCGTATTTCTCTCCCTTTTCATCTTATTTCTCTAATCTGtacaactatattttttttaacaaatgggacgaatgaatatttcatttaacattaaCATAACCTCTTTAGAGTTTTAGATAGGATAATTTGATAATCAATGTTTTACTTTGGAgcttataatttttcttcttagtCATTTGAATAATTAGCTTTAACAATTAAACGTGCtaaatgaatttgtttttttttcttcttcttttgatgggatgtatatatatatatacttaaataTTGAAGTTTTCATGAgagattgattaaaaatatttttgaaaaatatcattttacattagtatttatttttaaaaatgtatatcaaatatgagaaaatatttttttaatatataatttttgagaaaaaaaaaacttcttttacATGACGCcccttaatttaatatattattcacaaatagaaaagaaacaataGGTATTATAAATATGTAAGACACAACTCCAGACACGGAAAGGAAGCAACATCCATTCTCAATTTGAATATCCGCTATTTTAAATTGGAAATTTATTTGGACAAAGAAAATGGAAATGGGGTCgggattaaaaaacaaatattatgaaGGATATTGAAAGACTACAACTTATGTCTGCAATGTAAGATGGCGGGCCCACTTGCATTTCCCTTATTCCAGCAGTTCTATTTTGAGCTTACAGCCATTCCTGGGCTCCACATTTTTGAGACTGTTAGCCAATTCTTGGGAGGGCCATGAAACATGCACCAGTCGTAAGGCAGTCATTGACCAAAGTTCTTCTGGAAGCTCTGACAATCCATAACATTCTTCAATGAGCAGATGTCGAAGTCGAGGCATTGCATCTTTCTCTAATCTCCATTGTCTTACATTTATTTGCGTCATATGAAGCACTTGAAGTTGCGGGAACTCTCCCCTGCCAATATCAAGATGAATATCATTATGCATGCAGAAACTTACTTTCAAGATTTGAAGGTTGGGAAGTCGCCCTAGTGTCTTCATTAAAGATTGGGGATCACGGAATGCATGTAGATCCTTCAAGGTTATCTTGGTAAGATTTGATGGAAACGCATTGGTGTCTAATAGAAGTTCACAACCGCGCATTACTTTTAGGCTATGAAGATTGCTGAGGCGCTGTAGACTTGGTAACATGGCTGATTCTGCATGTGTTTTAGGACAGCGCAAAGCTAATTTTCCCAACCTAGGAAATATGCCACTGTTCAACAGGGAAATAATTTGTTGTGGATACTTACCCGATAACAAAAGGGTTTGGAGATTCTCCATTCTATTTGTTTTTGGCAGGACGACTGGTAACTTCCCTTCCCCACTCAAATAAAGATGTCTCAGTCGCTTCAACGTCCAAATTTTACTGGATACTGTGGTTTCATATGTTACATGCAGTGTTTCTAGATTCCAAAGGCTGCATACACAATCTGGAAGGTGCTCCACTTCTATTCTCAAGTATCTTAGATGGATCATCCTCTTCAAATCTCTTGAGGCTGAATAAGACCAAACCTGTTGAATCATATCACAACCAAGCACACGAGCCAACttgaagtttttcaaaataggaACTAAATACGTTTTAGCATCCCTACCAAAGATGAACATAGAACGAGTGCATGATTTGTTAAATGTGGTTTCAGAGACATCCGAGTCTGGTTTCCAGTGGAAGGACATTCTACGGGGATTGGTATTACTGACGGTAAAAATGTTGGAGTTTGTGCAAACCTCCAGAAACTTATCATACTTGCTTTCTGATAAGCAAAGATCACGTAGAAGTTCATGAATCCGACATGTCTTGACACCCCCATCACTCCTCCTTTTTGCCACTTGCACCAAGCTGCGATCCACCAGCTCATCCAAGTAAAAGTCAGCTACATCTTCCAGTTCTGTTGTATCTGCAATTCCAatgttttgtgaaaacttcaacAGTctctaattctttcgctttcCTCTCCTCATAGCTTTCCACATAGTCTCGTGGACAGATTCCAAAATACAAAAAGCAAGGCATTAATCTTTCAGGCAAGTTGTCATACCTAAGGTTCAGCATATCCATTACTCCATTCTTATCCTGTGTAAGACGCCAACTCACTTCCATTCTTGACCACTCTCTTTGTGACTTCTCCTTCTTGGCAACGAGTCCTGCTAAAACCACAATGGCAAGTGGTAAACCCCCACAAGTTTTCACAATGGATCTACCCAGAGGCTCTAAATCAGACGGGCATTCTTCACCTCGAAAAATCTTCTTTGTGAAGAGTTCCcagctttcatcttcattgaGGATGGGAAGGTAGTAGGGAGACGCAGTTCCAGCATAGTGTGCCACCTCTTTGTTGCGACTTGTTATGAGAATTCTACTACCTATTTGGTCATCTGGAAAGGCTCCTTTAACCTCATCCCATACTTGGGTTTCCCAGATGTCATCAAGCACTACCAGATAACTCTTCCCTTTCAACCATTCTGCTACCTTCTTCTTCAGATCTTCCtcacttaatttttcaaattcagATGTGGAAGACATTGAACATTTGAGAAGGCTGAGAAGACATTCCTTGGGTCTGTAATCATTGGACACAGAAACCCATGCAAGGCAAGGAAACCGCAGCTGCACTTGATTGTTGTTATAGATCTTACGGGCAAGAGTGGTCTTACCCAACCCTCCCATTCCAATTATGGACACAACTTTAAGACGTGACTCACTTTCCATGAGTTCATGAATTACATGGCTTGAGTCATGCACTAAGCCCACTATATCTTCTTCCTCCACCTCCCTCCTTCTTTTGAGGAGTGATTCTGCTTCTGCAGCAGCTTCTTCGCTTCGGAATTCACCTTCTCCAATGCCATATCTGTCCCCGTTCTTATAGATCTCTTCGATCTGACTCCTGATCTTCTCTATCTCAGAGTTGACTTGGTGAAGCACCATGACATGTTCTTTGAGGTGGAATAACTTGCTCAGTTTGCTTCTCTGTTTTTGTTGGGCGATGTTGGAAAGGTAGGTGTCAACCACATCTTCAGCTTTGAGGGAAACATCTCTGATCTGGCTCACCACTTCTTTCACCATCTCGTGACTGCGCTTGCCCTCAGAATTCTTGAGGAAGATGTGTATAAACTTGAGCTCATTGCAAAGAGAGTTGATTTTGTCCTCCACGCCAGAAAGCAACTTGTGCTCATCTTCAAGCAGGCGAGACAAGTTATCTAGCAGAAAAGTAACAACACTGTCAACCATTTTTTCGAAACAGGAAATCTTAGGTGGAAACTCTAGAGAGTTTGTGGACACATAATTTACAGAgtagagaaagaaagataacaaGTGGACGCCAATACAGGGAAAGAACGCGAATACGCGTGGACCCACGTTTCTGTCAACCTTTTTAATTATAGGTTGCCTTCTcaactttatttgttttttttttttctgtctttaaatattaatatatttgatgactctgttttttttttaaattgtgagttttgtttaatttttattgtgtttatGAAATAAAAGTCTTCCATggtttagaaacaaaaattagttagaattttaaaatgcaGAGTCTTTAACAATAATctttaaaaattgttattgtGTTCTAACTAACTTTTATGTTGTATTCAGCAAATTGTTAttgtcttaaatatttttttattctttagtatttttttattttttttgtaaaaaaagtttagtccttataaattatatttttttatttttcgttcTAACATTTTAGATAACACTTTTTTTCACttgtcaaaatattatttaaggtgctttaaaaattaaaaataaaataaatataatttacaaagcttaaaaacaaaaaaaaaattataaagactaaaggcaaaaatataataaattataaaaatacaacTGTATTTAAACCTTTGTTAAAAGTTGGTGTAATTTTCATCCATCTGTCCTAGTATATCTCATCAGCAAATTATTTTTCCATAACCTAGTTAAGCGCAAAAATGTAGGCAGATAATATGTAAGAAAATACTCaagtttttttgtgttgtaAGACAATTTGGGAGAATATATACATTGATGTAAAGAACAAGCTTTTGCAAAATTCCAACAATTCCACAAATTCCAGTTTTGAAAGAGGGTAGTTACAACTTGCATGTCTagattttattctttcaaattaatatttgtccGATCATATTTTGCCAAGTGGATTCGTACTTCTTGGTGCAAGACTAATTCGTACTATATAGCATCACCgaaaagaagaaatgaattttggtAGAAAATCTACCAAAAAGAtcataaaataatgaattatatCCATGATAAAACCAGCAAAGGTTTGGGTAGAGTAGCAGAGACAAGGCACAAAAGCAATATCTGTATGCTTTCACTCCAATTCTAAAACTGATCACTATGATTTGTCTCCCATTATCTACATACACTCTAACATCTTCCTTTCCAACTAATTGTGTTATCAGGTATCTATTCTAACTAAATCATGAAAGGACCTTCCAttgggaaaagagaaagaaaaataacatgAAACAACACTTTAGaccaataaacaaaaacatgatCCATGTTTAGAATGGAAAAACAAGGGagagaggttaacattaaatatGGTTGTACAACAAACAAATCAATTGATGCATAATTTCTCAGGCTTAAATGCTAAGCTATCTGAAAAATCTGGTCAAGTGGTTGTGGAACACAAGAAAgcagaaaagtgaaaagaaagaagcagAGCAATTGCAAATCATCTCATCAAACTCTGCCAGAGCAAAGAGCCTTTTACAATAAACATGTAAATGATGTTAAAACATCAGCACAATAATGAccatgaaagaaaaaaggagacAAAAAACTGACATCAGCACAAGAAAGTAGAAAATAGTCTTTTACTGCCAGAGTCATTCTCCCCTTGATTTTCTTTTGAGTTCAAAGCAGCCTTGACCTCATCCATTGATAGAGTAGCCTTTCTATACAACATTGTATCAGCAAAATGATCAAATGGCTTAGGAAGAAAGCTCAACAGAATGATGGCTTGATCTTCATCATCTATCTTTACGTCAATGCTCTTAAGGTCTAAGATGATCCTATTGAAAATTGTTCCTGTACATAGTATGCCACCTCCTTGTTATTAGTATTCTGCTACCATTTTGGTCATCTGGAAATGCACCTTTAACCTCATCCCATATGTCATCAAGCATCACCAGGTAATTTTTCCCCTTCAACCATTCTGCTACCTTCCTCAATCCGTTGTTTTCTTGAATAAATCATTATATTCAGACGTGGACAACAAACACTTGAGAAGGCTCAGTAAAGCAAATGAATAGGTGCCACATACATACTAGCTGCGTTGATCACGGAGATCAAAACTTAACTTATACGTGTGTACAGAAATTACAACTTATAAGTTTTTTcgtatatgaaaaaattataaagacaaCCCTGAAGGCCAAAATGTCAATCAAACCTAATTGTTTTAACCTTGTTTAATAAGTGAGTACGGAGAATAAATCCAGTTTGCCTTGAGTGAAAACTTGACTCCAACTCCACTTCATgtcatgtttttcttcttcaagtCCGGTACTCCATGTCAAGTTGAGTAAATTCCTACAATAATTAACACTTAAAAATTTCGGGAACTAAATTCCAAATTTATTTGACATGTTACCATCCTCACTTCCCTCATTCCTTCGTGGGTTAGTACTTAGTAAACCTTCCCTTGACAAATAagcctttttttaaaataatttatccttctcaaaattaagttaaaatcatgaaataataaaatttaaatcaaaaggTAAATACAGTTTTACTCGTATAGCTTAAAGACACATTTCCGTCAGAGTAAATTTTCCACACAAAACCCATAATAGGATCACACAGACAATATCATTAATCCCTGACGGCAACACAACATGGAGGTACAAAAACCTGACTCGAAAGTCCATAAGAAATAAATCCAATTCTTTCCAGTTCTCTCATGTTTTCACAGACTAAATTGGAAACTATAACCTAAGAATGATGCAAATGAAAAACGGCAGACTTCAGAACAGACTATATAATATGAATCTAGAGAGTTGGATTTACAAAAACTCCAAATCTACCAAATATACAGAGAAGGAAAATGACCtccagcaacaaaaaaaaaagcccgGTACCACTTTTCCTCcagataagaaatatatatatatatataacccccCTCTTCCCTCAAATGCTGTCGAAggaaatgaaagataaataatgaaaagaatATTGGCAGAAAACTACCgaaaaatcatcaaaataatgaTCCTTTCTCTTTTGACTGTTGCGGCACAATTTACCCAACCTTTTCGATAAAACCAACAAGGCTTGGGAGAGACATGGTACAAAACTTGCGCTATTGCTGCTTTTTTTCAGCTTCATTTCCAACTCCCTTTTCACCAAGTAAAGCTAACTGCTCAGATTGGTCAATAGATGCCTCCGGTATTAACTTGTCTTTTGTATCTGTTGACTTGAAATCTAAATCAGAATCAAAGAAGAGGCAAACTGCGGCACAATCATCAACCTTACAAAAAGGAAATTTTGTCTTCCATGCCCGAACAGCTGACTCAACCAGTGCTCTAGCAGCAGTAGACTGTGAAGCAGATGCCACAATGTCCACAACTTCTTCATTTGACAGAACATCCCAAATCTGCTCCCAAGAATCCAacagtttaaaataattcaatattcCATCTAATCAAGTATGTAtttgtatatatgtgtgtgtgtatgtatatatatatatatatataagacaaTTCAGAGAATATAAATTTTCAAGTTACAACATAATATGGACCATAAGAGAAAAATTAGAGTTACAACTTCAAAGGAGAGGCAAAAGAAAAGGGTAAATCGCTATATTGATGTAAAGAACAAGCTTTTCCAAAAGCTCAACAATTTACAAATTCCAGTTTGAAAG
This window harbors:
- the LOC100790719 gene encoding putative disease resistance RPP13-like protein 3, with protein sequence MVDSVVTFLLDNLSRLLEDEHKLLSGVEDKINSLCNELKFIHIFLKNSEGKRSHEMVKEVVSQIRDVSLKAEDVVDTYLSNIAQQKQRSKLSKLFHLKEHVMVLHQVNSEIEKIRSQIEEIYKNGDRYGIGEGEFRSEEAAAEAESLLKRRREVEEEDIVGLVHDSSHVIHELMESESRLKVVSIIGMGGLGKTTLARKIYNNNQVQLRFPCLAWVSVSNDYRPKECLLSLLKCSMSSTSEFEKLSEEDLKKKVAEWLKGKSYLVVLDDIWETQVWDEVKGAFPDDQIGSRILITSRNKEVAHYAGTASPYYLPILNEDESWELFTKKIFRGEECPSDLEPLGRSIVKTCGGLPLAIVVLAGLVAKKEKSQREWSRMEVSWRLTQDKNGVMDMLNLRYDNLPERLMPCFLYFGICPRDYVESYEERKAKELETVEVFTKHWNCRYNRTGRCS